The sequence CATTGCAAGTCTCAAATCTCGAATCCCGGATCTCGGATTCCGGATCGCGGACGGCCGATTCGCGTGCCGATGGGCAGTATCGCTGACTGCCCTCCTGCTGCTGACCGCTGCGACGCAAACCCTCGCTCAACAACCGGCAACTGCCCGGGCATCCGTCGCCGCGGATCCGGCACAAGACGCCGCGTTCGTCTCGATGCTTGAGAAGGCAAACCGACACCATGAAGCGAAGGCCTTCCATCTCGAAGCCGAATCGATCGAGAAAGCCATAGCTTTGCTACCGCCGGGTCACCTCAAGCGAGCGGAACTGGCCAATCGGCTGGCGGCGGTGTATCGAGGCAGCTTGTGGCGCTTCGAGCGAGCCCTGTTCTGGGTGAAAACAATCGCTGACGAATTGGGACCGCAGCCTGAGGGAATCAATCCGCTGTTCGAGCTTGCTGATACGCTGTTCAATCACGGCAAGCCGGATGAGGCCCTTGCCATCTATCGCGGCATCCTGAAGCGGATCATGGCCCCGGATCCGCCGTGGGACCGAAACGACCACCGCTGCTCCAGGGGCTGGCGAGGCGAGGAACTCTGCAAGTTCCCGATGGGTTGCGATCCGCTCTTTCCGTCGGATCTGTCCGCAGCCGGCAAGCTCGGCAGACTGCCACAACTTGTTGAGAACCGTGACTGGAGAAGCATCCGCTCGACCCTCGACCAGAACCTCCCGCTGCAATCGTTGATCCAGCAATCGGATGGGGGAACTACGTGGATTTCCCTGCGGCGATGGGTCGGCGAGTCGCTATCAAGCCTTTCTGCGGAGACGGCTCAGGCCCTGGTCGCCGCCTATGAACCGGTCTTGAGGGAACTGGCCGACAATCATGACTGGCGGGCCCTCGTGGCGTTTCGTCTTTCGCATCCCATTCCTCAGCTTGAGCGTCGTGTCGATGTCATGATTGGCGACAACCTTTTGGATCTCGGTCTTCCGGCGTTGGCTTCGCTTTACTACGGGCGGGCCGTTCGACAGGCAGGAGCCTTTGATCCCGATCTGCTGGCCCGCGAAATCTTCTGCCGCGTTCAGTCTGGCGAGTCTGTTTCACCTGAGTCTGTCCCTGACGTGGTTGTCGAAGCGGGCGGCGCCAAGGAGTCGCTGCGCCGGCATCTCGCCTCCTGGCAGTCGTCATCGCCGGGAACGTCCGTAGCGGAACCGGCACAACTGGATCTGGCCGCCTCGGTCGTTACCCGATTGCCCGTGCTGCGCGCGACACTGCCGTTGCGCAGATGGCAGTCTCATTGGGAGGCCAGAGCTGTGGTCGAAAGCGACGTTCCGCCGTTTGCGGAAGAATTCGTGCCCCTGATACCGCTCGGGGATTCAAAGTGCCTGGTGCTCAACATGGGTGACGCCGTCCAGGCCTTGGACCTGCGCAACAATCGGACGCTCTGGACTTTTCTGCCTCCCGAACACAATGCCATGACCTTCCCCAGTCAGAAGTACGAGCCTCAGAAGACGTTCATCGAATGCGCGCGAGCCAGAAGGCCGGTTGTGACCGGCAACCGGGTTTACTGTTACCTCGCCTGGGGCCACCATGACACCTACAGGCACGCCGGCGCGGTTTTTGCGCTCGATCGATCCGACGGCCGAATGCTCTGGAGCAGTCTGTATCTGCCGGAACTGGCGGACATCATGATGGCGGGAGATCCGGCCGTGAGCCGAGGGGTGGTCGTGGCCCTTGCATGGCGACCTCGCGAAGCCCTGCCGCTGTTCTTTGTCGTCGGTCTGTCGGCCGAGACCGGAGAACTCCTCTGGCTCAACCACCTTTACAGCGGCGGCTCGCTGATTGCTTATGAGAACCAGTTTTTCATCGATCACCCTTTGGCCAACGCGGCCCCGGTCATCGCCGACGGAGTGGCTTATCTGTGTACGGGAGCAGGAGTCGTCGCCGCCGTGGACATCATGGATGGAACAACTCGCTGGGCCATGTCGTATCCACGCCTCAAGACGATGAACTCAGCCAAGTGGGCCTCCCACATGACCACCAGCCGCCCCGCCGGCATTGTCGCCGTTTTTGAGAATACGGTTCTCTTCGCCCCGGTCGATTCTCATGTGCTTCTGGCAGTGGATCGTTCAACAGGTCAGACGCGCTACTGTCGCGAGATGCTCGATCTCAAGGCCATCGCTGCGGCCGATGACGAGCGGGCGTATCTGGTTAGCGGTACCACCATTAGCGCGATCAGGCCCGCGGATGGCCGGCCCGTATGGGAGCAACCTCTGCCCGTCTCTGGCATGGTGGGGCTGCCGACCCTCGGACCGAGAGGTTTGATGTGCCCGTCTTGGGAGGCGCTCTACGTGCTCGACGCCGCCACCGGGGCGGTCCGCGCGCAGAAGAACTGGAATCGCGAGGATGCATGTGGCTACCTGTGCGATCTGGGCGACCGTCTCGCAGGCGGGAGCCAAACCGGCCTGAATGTCTTGATGGAGCAAAAGCTCGATGAAATCGCCCCATCCTGGTTGAGCCCCGAGACTGACGCCAAGCCGGTGGAAATCGAGGTCCCGTCTCGAGCGGACAAGTGGGTTCGGTGGGGCCTGCCCGCCGTGGATCGTGGCGATTTCGTGCTCAGTGACGACGACCCGGACCACCTTCTGATCCGCTCTGAACTGCTGCAAATGCGCAACATGGAGCCCGTGCCGACTCTCCGGTGGCAAAGGCAATCGCCACTGCCGTGGGGATATGAGGCCACGTTCAATCGGCATTGGGTGGCGGTGTGGACCCTCGACGATGTATTCATACTGGATGCGGAGACGGGCCGC comes from Phycisphaerae bacterium and encodes:
- a CDS encoding PQQ-binding-like beta-propeller repeat protein, with the protein product MRDYVSRVSVGEFGIASLKSRIPDLGFRIADGRFACRWAVSLTALLLLTAATQTLAQQPATARASVAADPAQDAAFVSMLEKANRHHEAKAFHLEAESIEKAIALLPPGHLKRAELANRLAAVYRGSLWRFERALFWVKTIADELGPQPEGINPLFELADTLFNHGKPDEALAIYRGILKRIMAPDPPWDRNDHRCSRGWRGEELCKFPMGCDPLFPSDLSAAGKLGRLPQLVENRDWRSIRSTLDQNLPLQSLIQQSDGGTTWISLRRWVGESLSSLSAETAQALVAAYEPVLRELADNHDWRALVAFRLSHPIPQLERRVDVMIGDNLLDLGLPALASLYYGRAVRQAGAFDPDLLAREIFCRVQSGESVSPESVPDVVVEAGGAKESLRRHLASWQSSSPGTSVAEPAQLDLAASVVTRLPVLRATLPLRRWQSHWEARAVVESDVPPFAEEFVPLIPLGDSKCLVLNMGDAVQALDLRNNRTLWTFLPPEHNAMTFPSQKYEPQKTFIECARARRPVVTGNRVYCYLAWGHHDTYRHAGAVFALDRSDGRMLWSSLYLPELADIMMAGDPAVSRGVVVALAWRPREALPLFFVVGLSAETGELLWLNHLYSGGSLIAYENQFFIDHPLANAAPVIADGVAYLCTGAGVVAAVDIMDGTTRWAMSYPRLKTMNSAKWASHMTTSRPAGIVAVFENTVLFAPVDSHVLLAVDRSTGQTRYCREMLDLKAIAAADDERAYLVSGTTISAIRPADGRPVWEQPLPVSGMVGLPTLGPRGLMCPSWEALYVLDAATGAVRAQKNWNREDACGYLCDLGDRLAGGSQTGLNVLMEQKLDEIAPSWLSPETDAKPVEIEVPSRADKWVRWGLPAVDRGDFVLSDDDPDHLLIRSELLQMRNMEPVPTLRWQRQSPLPWGYEATFNRHWVAVWTLDDVFILDAETGRTIWEDHPNKRMNRPIAGVRTVEHQVQVHLGWHGGRALSQTAPTFILFDGQETREVPINDPSMLAATTGQRDGDEQDITYAFEARRIRAFDKDRRQLWQTLTLLDEPRLIKRMGPYVVAVTQDRTFRQNHLRDVSHLRVFDAASGESLKSIAFPKRWFHLVGQGNGRLLLWDCAFLYCISTPQAVPADRRMITIRQDRPDPDAVAALRMARDLEDPPAFEIPTLTSAPRVDAEFSEWSGVEPHRLSGVMDWTPDFVHRCRTKARSYAGGEGYAADVRMGLFGEDLYVAVQVSDDIHCTSPVPGLWRSDSVSLIFGEPKGEEIDPLLLTVSLVNGVPRFELGTAVGVFAVSDPTVQDLVSNHGPRRFLLPALSVGVISLPKPTQSLEIAARRDEATRQTWYEFRVPRLLLRYGPDFYWDLLVNENDGAGRAGALQMASATWGTEETQIGSLRGKGEQPRRRAATPLP